GACAGTATTAATAGATACTCGTGATGTGGGTAAACAGACAGTATTAATAGATAACAGACAGTATTAATAGATAACAGACAGTATTAATAGATACTCGTGATGTGGTAAACAGACAGTATTAATAGATAACAGACAGTATTAATAGATAACAGACAGTATTAATAGATAACAGACAGTATTAATAGATACTCGTGATGTGGATAAACAGACAGTATTAATAGATACTCGTGATGTGGATAAACAGACCCACCTCTTATAGTGAGGAGGAGCATCATGGGTAATCAGTCGGGGAACAGTCAATTTCAAGCAGAAAGAATCTTAAAATGAGGCAATAATACAATATTAGAGACTCTGATTAAACATAAAAAACTATACTACTAAAACACATATACAACTATTATACAATCTACCAGAGTTATAAACAAAACAGCTCTTAATCACACCACTACTGATTATTTCAATGAATTGTGTTTATAATTCATATATACTTTATTATGAAAATAGGaaaaatacaaatttgaatataaagaaaaaaagtgtcatTAGAAAGATACTGAAGACCTAATGCTTCCATGCAAATGGTTGTTTCATATGGGATCTGTGTTTGTAAACAAGTTGTGTAAAGCAGGCATGACTCAGAATGTGTAAGCCCAGGATCATAAGAGCTTTACGCCCAACCTGAGCTTCATTGACACATTGCACCTTGAGTACGGGACGTTCGGATGACTGCAACAGACAGACCACTGCTTTACACTCAGACCTGTCCAGGCCGCTACTCCGTCCCGGTTGCTTCACTCTGTTGGATCTTCTCACatctgtgtttgtaagtattttGAGTATACTGTGGTATCATTGGGTACTGAGAACCTAGAGGAGTCTGTTTGTCATATAGTATGTCTAGATATATCGAAATGTATTTGAAGTGGCAAGGCTGGGGTTGTCTTCTGAGTGCACCAATGCATCCTTACATGTTCTCCTAAATAGTCCTGTTTGATTGCAGTGTGTAAGTACACTTGCACAAAGATATGAAGATGAATACATGTGTGTTGGGACACGTGAAAGATTAGCACAGCCTGATTAAAGAGGGATAATGCCACTACGCATGCTTATTTTACAGGACCACAGGCTGAACTTTAACACATCAGTTAACACAACAACAGCCTGTGTCTCACGGCGTGGACAGCGGGTGGTTTTCCCAGGTGTACTCCAGCAGATGAACTGATTAGTGAAACGTTTTGTTTAAAACAGCATGAGTAGCTTTGAAGACCTCCCCTTTAAGACCCTCATGGGCCCTCTAGACGAGCCGCCGGACGAGACTCGAGAGGTCACGGCCCCAGACCTAAACATTCCAGACTGCCTTCAAATACTTCATGATACAACGGTGGGACCCAATGATatttatcatatttatttaaagaAACATTGTGGAGGCCTGTTTCACAAGacacattccttttttttttgttggtagGACTACCACTACACCAACTAGCTGGGCATGAAAAATGATGATTAATGTATGAGCTCACAATTGATGGCATTTTGTACGGTTTGGCCACTTGGTTCTTTACACCATCCATGTGTATGTTTCTCTACAGTATGAATTCGCCCTGGAAAACTGGGTCCTAAGTGGTCTTGGAGGGTTGTGTGGTCTTAACGTGGAGTCGCCTGATCCTCTGTCAAGCACTCTTccctcctgcccccctcacCGGATGATGCTCAGCAGCCCGCAGGAGAGTCGCTCGTCCAGACGCAGAAACGTTGAAAGCTGGGAGTCAAGGCGACGCCCGCGTAGCAACAGCCTGGGCGCTGCCGATGCGGGCTACCCACCTCAGCATCGCTCAGTGAAGTTCCTGGTGGAGTCTGAGTGGGATGCTGGTGGATACTCTGAGGATGATGAGGGCTCGCCCACGGAGGAcgtccccttcctctcctgtcaGTGTGGGGAGAGGCCACGCAGCTCCGGGGCCAAGCGCCAGGGTTCCAGACAGAGCTCTTCTCCTCACCGATCCGGGCCTTCTTCCCCGCGGAACGCGCCGCGCCCCAGGAGATCCGTGTCCACTGGTCAGGACCTCCAGCTGGCCGGGGCTCCACAACGAATGAACAGTCCGCAGCGCCACGGGCAGAGAGCATCAATGATGAGGCGCAGCACTAGTGGCTCCAATGGTAGAAGGCACTCAATGAGCCAGCAGagcccagccccacccccacccccagccccagtcCCAGCCATCTCCTCCCTGATGCAGCCCAGGCCATCCTCGGCTGGGAACCTCTCTTCAAGCAGAAGTCACAAACCCACTGCACAGGTATGACCTCTTAGATGATAGGTGGAAACAACTGGAAAGACTTACAACCAGTCAAAAAGTATAAGGAAAAAATATCCATTTGATTTAGGGGTAAAAAAGTGCATGCGCTGTAATATCACATTACATATTTAGCTTCAGTTCTCAGAATGAGGTTACAATTGAAACTATGATCAGGAcgaaaaacaatgtttgaagGGGAACTGAATTTCACTGAATGAGCCCGTTTAGCGATTAAAAATACCATGCAATGTAAATGTATCTTTGTGAATCTCTTTAGAGGACTCAGCGATGCAAGACCTCCCATGGACGAGCCTCGGGGCAAGACTCGTCATCAGAGCTGCTGTCCGCGCTCAGTCAGGACGAGAGGGAGCTGCTAGGTGTCGTGACCGAGCGCGGCTATTCCGTCCGGACAGCCATCATCACATTGCAGAGAACCGGTCTTCGCAAACCAGAACAGGTCTCATGCCTGATCTATAAAACTGCTGTTAGTGTTCAAGCACTGTACTCAATGAATCATAAAGGAGAAGCTATGACATGAGTGTTACTATAGTTCACACTGTTGTTGGTTACAGTCATTTTGCAAAGATCTTGAAAGATCACCctctggggcgacagtggtacaggaggtagagaagtcgtttagtaatcagaaggttgctagttcgattcccactgtcgaagcgtccttgagaaagacactgaacccctaattgctcctgatgtgcagtgtgccatcagtggaaatgtaaaaatgtgaatacatccttgtaagtcgctttggataaaagcgtctgctaaatgactaaatgtaaatgtaaatgttgatgaCAAAGGCTTTTTGTCATCAGATCCTGAGTTACCTGGCGGCCTGCAAAAGACTGAGTGGCCTGGGCTACGACCGGGCACAGGTGGAGGAGGCTTTGGAGATGTTTCAGAACAGCGAAAGCAAGGTGACGCCACCCACCCACTCAGGGTTAGAGAACCAGCGTATGTGCAGAGCTCATTGGGTGAACTTCATACGGGGGGTCGGAGTTCAAGGTAGAGGGCAGAGTTCAAGGTAGAGGGCAGAGATGGATTTCAACTGACAAAATATCAACTCCATTTCTGTGACATTGTGCTTTTTATCCCCTCAGGCTGCAGAGTTCTTGCTTCTCTTGACTCAGTTCAATGAGATGGGCTTCCAGCAGCACGCCATCAAAGAGGTTCTGCTGGTGCATGGCAACCACCGGGAGAGGGCCTTGGAGGAGCTCATGATGAACACAATATGAACACCCCGACAGAGAGGGCCTTAGAGGAGCTCATGATGAACACTATATGAACACCCCGACAGAGAGGAGGTCACGATGAACACCCCGACAGAGAGAGGAGCTTAGAGGAGCTCATGATGAACACTATATGAACACCCCGACAGAGAGGAGTTCACGATGAACACCCCGACAGAGAGGGCCTTAGAGGAGCTCATGATGAACACAATATGAACACCCCGAGAGAAGGCCTTAGAGGAGCTCACGATGAACACAATATGAACACCCTGACAGAGAGGAGCTCACGATGAACACAATATGAACGTGTACTTCTGATTAGCCATAAccacatttaccacatgtacaAAAACAGTCCCCTTTTAGGAATAATGTCCCAGGAAAATGTAACCTACATTACAGAGGATAATAATTCACCGGCTTGTAGAACGGATGTACAACCATTACTCATACTACTTTACTAGAAATACAGTATACTTGAAATGAATACTGATGTGTTCACATGGAGAAATGATGCAAATACAGTGGGCATATACcctatggtgttttttttattactaaACTAATTAACCATCTATCTAACACCAGTATTTTCAGCCACTACTAACAGTAGGATGAAGCACAATGTTTTGTTCTTGGCACGGCCGTTAAAGTCACAGGATTGAAGGCAATAACAGACATGCAGAAAAGACAAGACGGCAGTAGGACTGAACGCTGGAACACCTAAACTTTTATTGCAAGTTGCTCATCCCTGTATTTACATGGAGCTGAACCATAGTTCTATGGCCATAGCAAGATACCCATTACACTTATATTAGACACTCGTGTTTGGAGCGTTTGGTATTGAATTTACTTCACAAACTTTTTGGGGTATTTTCTGTGCCCAAAGAGAGCAAAAAGATCCTTAGGAGTATAATCTTCAAAGATCAGTACAGTTCTGGTGGAGCACATACAGTAAATCCAAATATACAGCATACTGTGCCGAAAGCCACACTCATAATTcccatcctaacacacacacacacacacacactcagtagtaCACCACTGCTAAAAATATAGAGTAGAATTGATCAGCAAGGGGTTGACTGATTAAATACTAAATtgctaaagaaaacaaaagaaggcAAGCATAGAATGTACAAATAGTGTCatatgtacaaatacacaccatTTCAAAGCTTTTTAAGAGTACATTTACATGCAGCAGAATCATGTAGAATAGATGGCTTACATTTTTCCTTCAAAAGGCATGTAGATTGATCTTAGAACTTGAAACAAAGATGGCAAGTCAACTAATAGTGTTATATACAAACAATTTaaaagctttttaaaaaaaacatttacattcagcAGAATCATGGACCGCTTACATTTTCCTTCATGTGGGTCATTTAAAAGGGCAAGCGGAGAGGAGTCTCTTCAGCCGTCAGTGTGTTATGGTGGAGTTCAGCGATCCTTTCTTGACATGGGACTTTGAGGCACTGGAGAGTTCACGCTGAAAGATGAAAAGCAGCACAATTAGAATCATAGgatgtatatatacactcagAATGTACCTGCCATAATCCATCAACACCACATACATTTCCAATTCCAATTCTTTCCAATACAGTAAGTGTACTCTGGCATTAGGTTGAATAGATACAGAATGGTCATAATAACTAGGTCCCATCATTTCTTTGAGGTCTTGCATAATCAACAACCTGATCAAGCCCAATTTAATAGAACATGTTGAGTCAATACTGGACCAGGCCTAACTGGCAGACATGTTAGGTCTTCAACTGTGGAGCCTGAAGGCGGTCCTAAAGGATGCATCTACCGTCACCATCGGAGAGGCAAAAAAGAGAATAAAGCTAAAATGCCAACAGCAAGCAGAGGGATATGAGTGTCAGCGTTAGAGGGAACCTTCCAGAACACGGCCCAGAACAAACGCCAAAGATGAGTCAACCTCTCGAACACTAGAGTGAAGTGTTGTTAAGGtgggtttgtgcgtgtgcatgtgtcattTCCTGCTGTATGAGAAGAAGGTTTGAAGCCCAGCATAGTCAAAATCATGAACTCAATGTCAAAGggggagagttagagagggaaCTCTTGGTGATAGTGTTAGTACTGAACATGCAATAACTGCTGCATACAAACCTTACGATGGTAGACTCAAGGTTGATACAATCCCtctaaaaacaaaatgtaaactGTCACTCAACATCTTCTCACCAGACAAAGGCTGCTAAAACAACCAAAGCCTGGGCGGTACTTCATAATCAGTATTCAACTACATCAAACTCCTATAAACACAACTTATTTCATGATCCTGGGTGACTGGACTGAATACACGGCTTCCATCAGGAGCCATATTGATAGTGGTGACAGGGAACAGTCAGCTGACAATAACGCCAATGTCAtcctccatctatctatctatctatgtgttCGATCGCCAGAGTAGGACTGGCATATCTGACTTGAACCGTGTTTGAGCAGGAGTTTGATTGAAGTCAGatttaaaccaatcaggatATATGAGTTACCACGAAGGGTACAGGTACCACTTCACTTTCTTCCAGAACACCCCCCCCAGGCAGGGAGGGAGCTACGCTGGGATAAGAGTGCCCTCTGCTGACAGAGAGATGACAACACATGGAACAAGAAATAGTTCCACAGCCATGGCCTTTCAAAGTTGTGAATTTTGAGATCTAAATGATTGACTGTGACCCCCAAAACAACATTTTCGCCAAAAGGTGAAGAGTGAATAAGTGTTGCGTAGAACATGATCCTATGaccagttttgtttgtttgtgtgtttttaattagaTGATTAATCTTTCTTGCCAACACTACATGTTCAACTTTGCTGTGTGTCACTAGTGACCATCTGGGAGGAGCATTGCTGCTGCAGTACTCCAAACATGGTCCAGAGGCTCCTTGTTTGGACAACATGCTGCAAAAGCAGAAGTGaagaaatctaaaaaaaaaaaaaaaaagcttaattACCGCAAAT
Above is a genomic segment from Clupea harengus chromosome 3, Ch_v2.0.2, whole genome shotgun sequence containing:
- the LOC105913129 gene encoding ubiquitin-associated protein 1-like, which produces MMLSSPQESRSSRRRNVESWESRRRPRSNSLGAADAGYPPQHRSVKFLVESEWDAGGYSEDDEGSPTEDVPFLSCQCGERPRSSGAKRQGSRQSSSPHRSGPSSPRNAPRPRRSVSTGQDLQLAGAPQRMNSPQRHGQRASMMRRSTSGSNGRRHSMSQQSPAPPPPPAPVPAISSLMQPRPSSAGNLSSSRSHKPTAQRTQRCKTSHGRASGQDSSSELLSALSQDERELLGVVTERGYSVRTAIITLQRTGLRKPEQILSYLAACKRLSGLGYDRAQVEEALEMFQNSESKAAEFLLLLTQFNEMGFQQHAIKEVLLVHGNHRERALEELMMNTI